The nucleotide window NNNNNNNNNNNNNNNNNNNNNNNNNNNNNNNNNNNNNNNNNNNNNNNNNNNNNNNNNNNNNNNNNNNNNNNNNNNNNNNNNNNNNNNNNNNNNNNNNNNNNNNNNNNNNNNNNNNNNNNNNNNNNNNNNNNNNNNNNNNNNNNNNNNNNNNNNNNNNNNNNNNNNNNNNNNNNNNNNNNNNNNNNNNNNNNNNNNNNNNNNNNNNNNNNNNNNNNNNNNNNNNNNNNNNNNNNNNNNNNNNNNNNNNNNNNNNNNNNNNNNNNNNNNNNNNNNNNNNNNNNNNNNNNNNNNNNNNNNNNNNNNNNNNNNNNNNNNNNNNNNNNNNNNNCTTTCACGGTGCCGGCAGCTCAACAACATCAGCCTTGAATACAACAGGCTGAAAGGGGAGATGCCCTGGGAGCTTGCAGCCTTGCCCAACCTGGGTTTACTCCAGCTCCAAGGGGAGATACCACATGAGCTCGGCTCCTTGCACAATTTGTGGTGCTCGATCTATGCGGCATGCAAGCTTCAAGGAACCATTCCTTCAGAGATAACCAGCCTCGTGAATCTGGAGTTTGTGGACATTTCAAACAATAGGCTGACAGGAGAAATACCCCCTGCCATACCTCTCTACACGCTGCGTCGTGCCTTTGTAATTCTGTACTAGCTGCCCCGGCGGGTTTTTGGGTAATATATTCAGGTGGGgagctccccccccccccccccccccccccccccccccccggtgatTCTCAAATAAAAAAGGTAACCTTGTCAAATTAGACACGCTCTCTCTGAATTCATATCAACTGTCTGGTTCTATTCCAAGTTCAGTAGGAAATCTCCCGGTACTGGGCTTTCTTAGTCTTGCCACAAATAACCTGACAGGGAGTATTCCAGCATTACATAATCTTTCATATCTCTCGGAACTCAATTTGGCAAACAATGGCCTGACAGGATGCATCCCACCTGGGTTAGGGGAACCTCACATCACTCTCTGCCATATCTCTTAGCCGAAACCATCTAACTGGCCAAATTCCAGCATCACTAGGGAACCTCAACTTGCTTGAACTCCTTTATCTGGCATTCAATAATCTTACAGGTCTCATACCTCACTCCATTGGAAACCTACACTCGCTCGCTGAAATTGACCTCGAAAACAATGAACTAAGAGGGCCATTGCTTCCCTTGCTATTCAATCTTTCGTACCTCCAAGTTACCAATGTAGAAAGCAATTATAACCTCAATGGGTCTTTTCCATTTGACATGGGAAACAACCTTCCAGGTCAGGTCTTCCTTGCAGCTTATAATCAATTCCATGGTCCTATTCCTCCCTCTTTGTGCAATGCCTCTATGATTCAAATGATCCAGCTCCTTCATAACTCCCTAACAGGAACAATTCCCAGTTGCCTAGGTATTCGCTTGAGGAGCTTGTCCGTATTAACCATTGCCGAAAACCATATTCGAGCAACACAAGATGCCGACTGGGGCTTTGTGTCCAGCCTAAGCAATTGCAGTAATTTGCAGGTGTTGGATTTAGGTGGTAATATGCTTGAAGGTGAAATACCAAGTTCGGTAGGCACCCTCTCCACAAATCTAGAATTTCTTAACATGCAAGATAACAGCATAACGGGGAAGATTCCTGAAGTAGTGGCGAACTTGACCAATCTGCGCGCACTTTTTCTAGATAGTAACCATTTAGAGGGTACTATTCCAACCTCTCTTGGCAAGTTGAAGAGACTAAATTTGTTAAACCTAGGAATGAGTGACCTATCAGGATTGATTCCTCCCACATTCGGCAATCTTACACAACTAAGCAAACTTTATCTTGGTGGCAACATGCTTACTGGAAGCATACCTTCTAGTCTATAGGGTGTCCATTACAAAAATTAGACCTTTCAAACAACAGCCTTGTTGGTCCAATACCTAGGGACCTATTCCTCATAAACACATTGTCCATTATATGAGAATCCAAAAGAATCTATTAACCGGGGATTTGCCTATAGAATTAGGTAACCTAAAGAATATTGGGGAACTTGATTTCTCCGGTAATCTGATATCTGGAGAGATTCCGATCTCGCTTGGAGGGTGCCAGACCTTGCAGTTTCTGAATGTATCTCGGAACAACCTTCAAGGGACAATTCCGTCATCAATCATGCAGATGAAAGCCCTATTGATGCTTGATCTTTCCCATAATAATCTCTCAGGGAGCATTCCTGGCTTCCTGGAGCATGGAAGGGCTTGCTAGTTTGAATCTCTCATTCAACAACTTGGAGGGTGAGGTTCCAGCAGATGGGATCTTCAGCAAGGCAGCTTCCGCCTCAGCCTCAATTATGGGAAACGATGGCCTGTGTGATGGAATCCCTCAACTGAAGTTGCCACATTGCTCCAACCTCACCACCATGAAACCAACTCAGAGACTGGTCATAATATTGTCCATATGTGGAGCAGTCCTACTTACTGCATTAGTATTTGCACTGTCGACATTCTACAGTAAGAGCAGGAAGATGAAAGCAAACAAGCAGACATCATCCATAGGCGAGCAATATTTAAGGGTTTCTTATGCTGAAGTGGTCAGTGCAACTAATAGTTTTGCTTCAGAGAACCTCCTTGGTGCAGGAAGCTTTGGCTCGGTGTACAAGGGAACAATGAGGATAGATGACCACCAAGTAGTGATTGCTGTGAAGGTGCTCAACCTCACACAGCGAGGTGCATCTCGAAGTTTTGTTGCAGAATGTGAGACCCTGAAATGTGTTCGACATAGGAATCTTATGAAGATATTGACAGTGTGCTCAAGTATTGATTCTCAAAGCCATGACTTCAAGGCCCTCGTGTATGAACACCTACCAAATGGAAATTTAGACAAATGGCTAAACAACCATCCCATAGAAGATGGTGAAAATAGGTCACCGGATCTCCGTGTGAGACTGCAGATTGCAATTGATGTAGCATCATCACTCGAATACCTTCACCAACATAAGCCAATACCAATTATTCACTGTGATCTTAAGCCCagcaatgttctcctcgatggtGAAATGATTGCTTATGTTGGTGATTTTGGGCTTGCAAGGTTTCTACATCAAGACTCAGAGAAATCAACTAGTTGGGCATCAATGAGAGGCACAATAGGCTATGCCGCTCCAGGTGAGCTTTTAGCATTTGTAGCACTTAACTCTCTTCTAAAATAACCCCCTTTAAAATTATGGAATTGGTTTGCAAGATTGAACACCCCGCCCACCACTCTTTAGTTAAACTAGATGACCCGTTGCGCCAATGGCGCAAAGGCCGAGTGTAAGATAATTATTGTGAGAGCATGCATTAATATATTGTTGTTTAAAAAGAATAGCTCATATACTATATGTAGTAAGTACATAAGATTGGAAATGATGCACTAAGTCATGTAGGAAAGGGCTCTTGTGATCTGTTTAGATTCGATACACAATTATGCAGAGGCCTTTAGATGTGCACTTGAAGGCGAAAGCATATATTTCTTTTATCATGGTTGTTTCAAAAGCACACCACACAGTAGTTTAAGCAGAAAATAACCGATAGCTAAATGCACATGATGGTCTTAGGGGTTTACATAAGATCCAAAAGGACGATAAACATAGAAGTCTTGATAGACATCTATACTAATACTGAGTTATATAACAAGGGGCTCTTGCAACTTGCTTATATTGGGTAGATGATCAAGCGCACTCCTTTGGAAGTGCATTTGAAGGCGAAAGCATATGCTTACCCTTTGTTCATGCTAGATGACCCGTTGCAACGATGGCGCAAAGGGCGAGAGCAAACCAAGTACTGATAGAGTGAGTGATCATTAAAGTTCGTAGATACCTATTGTAGCGTATGAAATGAGTAGCTACTGTTGGCAGATAGTTGCCTGGTAATAATATAAAGTGTTCTAAGAAGCTTATGAATGATTATCTACAATGATAGTCATAAGACACATTATATAGGCGGTACGAAGTGAAAACATTAGATAGATCCATCGTGACGTGCTTCACTGGCATTGAGAGTGACCCTCTTGCCTCGGCAACTCTTTACAGTGGCTGTGATTGGTGGTTGGTATTGCCCAAAGCCGAAATACCTTCGATGTCGCCGGCTAGGCTCCAATAGTACTTGTTTATTTGATGGAGATCATCCTCTGATTGTGTAGTTGTATCACTAAGACGGTCAGCAACATATCTTATGTGTGACAAAATATGATTTAGATTGTTGTCTTTTGATGTTGACCCGGCCGTGAAGTTGGCATTTATTATGCCATAAAGTTCCTTTGCTGCCATGTGATCTCCACTGAGGCTGCTACTCCAGCTGTTGCTAAAATAGTCTATTATTCCTTGTTCTTTTTGCTTATGCTTAAGAGACTTGCATTTTTCCTGAGCCAGTTGTAGTTTCTTATAGTTTATGCCTTGCAAAACTTTGCTGTAAGAGCCTTCCATGCACTTGAGAGCTTCAGCTGCTAGCTGATCTTGTGCTTCTTCAACTTTGCCATACACATGGATGGATATTGAATTTCTTGGAAGTATATTGTTCATATGGTGCTTACACCCATAGAAGTAAATTGTTGCATCAAGACCAGCTGGCTTTCCCTTCTTTGTTGAGTATAATGCGCTTGGGAGGCCAAGTTGCTGCAACATAGCGTCTAGAAGCACCTTTGTTGGAATCTTGACCTTTTCCATTTTGGCTGCTTAATGATAAGGAAAATGTTAGCAAGTGAAGTTTATCAATTTGTATTAATTAGTAGAAAGACATATAAGGATCACAGTAACCAAATGCTATGTGTTGTGTATCCATCTATAAAATGAGGCCCTCACGTTGTGTACTGGAAGCCTTCTACTGGCCTATTTTAATGCGAACGATTTTTTTTGTATTTATAAAGCAGCCTACTTCTGTACAGTGTATAAAAAAAGGCAAATATTTGGCACAAATTTGCCGAAGTAAAATAGTATTTTAGTATATGCATTTGTTGCAAATATTTGGCACAAATCTCTGTCTCTATCTCTGTGTGTGTGTTTATGAAGGTTATCCGCATAATTGAAAGAGTGATGATAGAAAACTTCAGACACAAATCAAAATATACTTAGTAATAATACATAATGTTTTAACAAGCTTACGATTGATTATTTATAATGTTATTAGCAAGGAAAGTAGATAGCCAGACAAACATCATATCGGCGCATTGAAGTGATGAACATTAATTGAGCTATTGCTGCACGTGCCATCATCATTGAAAATGACCTTGTTGTCCAGCATAGCCGCTATATGGGCCTACATCTGTTGCAATTCTGTCCTAATCTTCTTCCCCGTGGTTGACTGCTAGTCTTTTTTTTACAAACTCAAGCGCCCTAAGGAGGGCCTCCCTGCTTTCATTAAAATCAGAAACCAAAAGGCTGGCAGTTTGAGTAACATCACATACCTCAAAGATAGAAAACTACAATCATGCCCTCAAGATACACGTGCTGAGAGACAACAACACACGTCAATTGTTGCTTCACGAGCTGCCACCACGTAGCACAATGCCTACCACGTACACGTGCTGAGAGACAACAACACACGTCAATTGTTGCTTCACGAGCTGCCACCACGTAGCACAATGCCTACCACGTGTCTCGCATGACCGCTGGTCTTGATTCCATCCACCAGTCTTCGTCCCATTCCTCTCCCCCTGTACTCGTACTGAAGTGAAGTGAGGAAGCAGCTGGAGGAGGCGGACGAGGGCACCTTGGGTTCCATCTTCGCGGCGGCTCACACTGCAACTTGGCGGTGGAGCAGCTCCCGCTGCAGCTCGGAGGCGCTGCGGCTCCATCTGCATCTCGGCGGCCCGGCAGCTCGGAGTTGCAGCGGCTCCATCTGCATCCCTACGGCCCAGCAGCTCCCACTGCAGCTCGGAGCCACGAAATCGGTAGATGGCGCCACCGTTTCTCGTATGGGTGAGCCAAATCTACGCAGTTGCCACTGTCACTCCCCGCGTCTGTTCCGGCTGTGCTGGCACTCCCTGAAGCTGGTGACTTTCCATGACAAAGGAGGCTCCAGCAAGACGATACGACCGCTGTTTCCACTCAGGTAAAAACTAACCTCCTTCGGTGTTTGATGTCTATAGTTTTTTTTCGTGAGCTCATTAGTTTGATCTCCATCGGTAGTAGTTACCTCGCTGCTGGAAAATCAAACTTTAATTCACCCCTGCAACCTTAGCTTCTGGAAGCCATTGTCAAGGGCGGGTGCATGGTCCTGGATAATATTTAACTGATCTATGACGAAAGAAAAGAAATCAAAATCGAATACACATCAACATAAGCTTTAATTTATCAAGAAAATGCATTTATATAATTTCTAATTAGCTCGGATTATAGTATAAACAAAAATAAATTACAACATGTTCAAATGAATTATGAGGGCTCAAGACCTCGAACAAGATGTGAAAACCCAAAGTCAGATAAATTCTAACTGCACACCTACTTGTAACTACTTCCTCTGTCCGAAAATAAGTGTCGTTGAGTGCTAAATTTGACACTTATCGCATGCATTTGTATGTTCGCTAAATCAAAGAAAAAATAAAGCAGGAAGTACATAAAGTCCGGGCTGGTCAAGTTTACATTGACAACCGCTACGTGGGAGGAATTAGACTTTGTTGCTAGTTAGTACGTACAATACAGTCTATTCATGCTAACAACATTTGCTATTACTCTTAAATCACACATCATGTTTCTATTTTCTAAAATAGAATAGTGACCTCGATATAGCAGAAAACAAACACACGTGTAGCTAGCTTAATTACCTCACAAAGCTATTACCAAGGAAGTAGCGAAATCTTGAGCTCCTTCTGGTTCTTGATCTGTTTCCACTTGAGCAATCCCTCTCTACCTCCCAATCTTCACTGATGCCTGCAAAAAGTATGCACATGGGACTGCATTAAGATAGCCAAATGAACAAATAATCCAACAAAATCATTCACTATAACCAAGAATAGTTACCTTCCTAAACCACAACATGAAATCCTCTAGATAGCCTCGTTTCAAAAGAGAAAACTGAACAACTATAGGATGGCAGAGACGCCAAAATAGCTCAAATAATCCAGCCACTGGCTGATTTCCAGGCATTATTGTGACACATACTTGCACTTTCTAAAGCACCTACAATAATAAGTTAGAAAACCAATTTTGGCCTTCATCACACAAGTACCGAGAAGACACTTCCTGCTCACTGATGAGTGACCTTACTTAAGTACCGAAAAATCAAAACAAAATGTTGATTTCAAGAGGGGAAGCAGACACAAGTAACTTCAGATATTGCTGTCATTTAAGATCTATACTGGAAGATGTTGTATCAATAAATATATACAATTCTTCAAATAAACCTGCGACAACATGCACACAAAATCAGAAAGAATCGGAAATGTTTCGTGCTTTGTAGAAATCTTTATAATTGAAAACTAAATATATAAAACTCATTGCAACTCATCTTTGTTTAGTACAACACTCTGTAACATGCAACCAAGAAACTCAAATTTTGTTCAACTTTCATACCCTCAAAATGCATGGCTAATTACTGATTACAAGAAGTTTTAACTCATATAGGAGACAATACAACTCTATTTCACTTTAGATCAAGGATTCTGCCAAACTTTTGAAACTTATACCATAAATTCACATCTTATCTCTGCAAAGAAATGCAAAATTATGTAGAAGATAACATGGAGTTATTTTCACAAAGCCTCTACAGGATGGGATAGAGCTGATAAAGAAGAGTGCCATACCACTTGATAATCAGTGTCGGCCTTCATGCCTGAGAAGAGCATAACAGAGGAAAACTTCATAGTATTGAATAGGAAAATATGCAAAACACACACAATGGCGGGTAATAGCATGTCGTCAACTTGCAGTACATGGAAACACTGCAGGACGGCTTGTTCCCTACATTTGATAAGTTCACCATCTTGTTACGATGATATCAATAAGAAACAATTGCACATAATGGTACAGTAACATTTCCGTGATACCAATGATTCGCCATAATAAGAAATAAGGTGTAGAATTAAAAACTATAGAGGAAATGAATGTACATAGGTCATTATGCAGTAGAGAAAAATATAACCATCCAAAGTGATAAATCAGTCTCTATGTGTAAAGGCTGGAGGCTATATTCTGATAAGTCAGAATCCATCAAAGCAAAAGCAATCCAAGATTATCTTTCCTAAAAATGTAGATAAATGAAATAATGCTTCGCATTCAGTATGCCATTCTTATTTCTTTCAGGACATTTAACAAGGAAATTCACAGAAATTAGAACATTACTTAAAATCATCTTTATTACCCGTGATCGTGAGCTTGTCAACAAAGTTAATTTGTGTTGTTGTCCCTTCCTGAGATTACCCCGGCAGTCACCTCATTATTGACCTATATGCCATCTGACAGCATCAAATACCTCCTTCCATGGCAGAGGATATATTCTGCACCACTGCCACTGCAAAGGAAACATGAATGAACTAAATGAGCATGTAAAGACTATAAGAATAATATACATATGCTGACACCTTGAACAAATAGTACAAAATTACCCATGGCCTGCACACAACACACAACACCCACCTTATCGCAAATATCAATACAAATTTGTGAAAAATCAAAGACACAAATTCCACTCAAAGATAATCATATGCAATCCTGATATGTTAACCATTTGATGAAATGCATCGATCACATATCAAAACCAACATTGAGACTCAGCCTACTGATAGAGGCCACTATTTATAACCATTTTAATGGGCATTAGCTTTAACCTAAGAGCCTGACACGTTTACGCATTGAGAAATTGTAAAATATACATTGTGAAAACTAATTATATTCATTCATTGGCCAT belongs to Triticum urartu cultivar G1812 chromosome 7, Tu2.1, whole genome shotgun sequence and includes:
- the LOC125519042 gene encoding receptor kinase-like protein Xa21: MEGLASLNLSFNNLEGEVPADGIFSKAASASASIMGNDGLCDGIPQLKLPHCSNLTTMKPTQRLVIILSICGAVLLTALVFALSTFYSKSRKMKANKQTSSIGEQYLRVSYAEVVSATNSFASENLLGAGSFGSVYKGTMRIDDHQVVIAVKVLNLTQRGASRSFVAECETLKCVRHRNLMKILTVCSSIDSQSHDFKALVYEHLPNGNLDKWLNNHPIEDGENRSPDLRVRLQIAIDVASSLEYLHQHKPIPIIHCDLKPSNVLLDGEMIAYVGDFGLARFLHQDSEKSTSWASMRGTIGYAAPGELLAFVALNSLLK